The proteins below come from a single Caulobacter flavus genomic window:
- the lepB gene encoding signal peptidase I → MTEAVETTPPEEEKGGAVNEFIEIIKTVAYALGIALVLRVLLFQPFTIPSASMEPNLYQGDYIIVSKFSYGYSKHSIPFSPPLFKGRILGSAPKRGDIIVFKLPRDGHVDYIKRLVGLPGDQIQVRGGALYINGKAVERKELADVLVDSGYGFTQPMKRIQETTPEGRTYLTQADAGPDTQGDNTGVYVVPENCYFFMGDNRDNSADSRFNPGISPFKTDAGTCKWNYENDQYTGDAIGVGFVPSENLVGKAQIILLSWNADAHLFKPWTWFMDARPSRFFRVLK, encoded by the coding sequence ATGACCGAAGCCGTCGAGACCACGCCCCCGGAAGAAGAAAAGGGCGGCGCCGTCAACGAATTCATCGAGATCATCAAGACCGTGGCCTACGCCCTGGGCATCGCCCTGGTGCTGCGGGTGCTGCTGTTCCAGCCGTTCACGATCCCGTCGGCCTCGATGGAGCCCAACCTCTATCAAGGCGACTACATCATCGTCTCGAAGTTCTCGTACGGCTATTCGAAGCACTCGATCCCGTTCAGCCCGCCGCTGTTCAAGGGCCGTATCCTCGGTTCGGCGCCCAAGCGGGGCGACATCATCGTCTTCAAGCTGCCGCGCGACGGCCACGTCGACTACATCAAGCGCCTGGTGGGCCTGCCTGGCGACCAGATCCAGGTTCGCGGCGGCGCGCTCTACATCAACGGCAAGGCCGTCGAGCGCAAGGAACTGGCCGACGTGCTGGTCGACAGCGGCTACGGCTTCACCCAGCCGATGAAGCGCATCCAGGAGACCACGCCCGAGGGCCGCACCTACCTGACCCAGGCCGACGCGGGCCCGGACACGCAGGGCGACAACACCGGCGTCTATGTCGTTCCCGAGAACTGCTACTTCTTCATGGGCGACAATCGCGACAACTCGGCCGACAGCCGCTTCAACCCGGGCATCTCGCCGTTCAAGACAGACGCCGGGACCTGCAAGTGGAACTACGAGAACGACCAGTACACCGGCGACGCCATCGGCGTGGGCTTCGTTCCGTCCGAGAACCTGGTCGGCAAGGCGCAGATCATCCTGCTGTCGTGGAACGCCGACGCGCACCTGTTCAAGCCGTGGACCTGGTTCATGGACGCGCGTCCGAGCCGCTTCTTCCGCGTGCTGAAGTAA
- a CDS encoding TonB-dependent receptor: MTRKMALLAGLLGCITPTMLYAQETAAPSQAPRQPVQQVPSDADLDTEVEGIVVTGQRQYGAVLGDIQPETTFNAADVRSLGVSSVTELLSELSAQTASASGGSPVTLLNGRRISGMGEIRDIPTEAIQRVEILPEEVALKYGYSADQKVVNIVLRQRFRARTGEISVAAPTDGGQTTEQIDSSTLRLNRQGRLNTAFKYAHSDKLLESDRDIGPSETDAAFDGDVSNYRTLKPRTDSLSYNAVYNRVLENGVSATVNGSLSYDQSQSLQGLSRARLTIPANNPFYTGEASLNRYLTDLGAMEQWNRSWNAHGGFTLDGALKSWRWNLTGNYDHDESRTSSDRDASVLDIQRRLDALDPTLDPYAGLPTGSFLRNTAHSISDTINTQLVMNGALTRLPAGDLSTTVKLGVEGAWTDSWSRRSNTAGVTESSADLSRGTANAQVSFDLPITSRRNNFMAKAGDLSANLNLSINQLSDFGTLTTIGGGLNWSPIKPVSFIVSGTRQENAPSMSQLGAPLVTTTSVRVFDYVKGESVEVNRISGGNPDLKSEERNVFKVGFTVKPPQIEGLAVNGNYTRTRIDNPIASFPSATAAIEAAFPDRFTRADPTDEDTDGIGRLISIDSRSVNFAKRESEQFRWGFNYSRQIGKTPPRPTPTPEEMQRWRERQGQGESRRGQGDQAAGGQRSQASQAQGQTQVAEGAQPPGMDLLQGAMRQGGEQRGGGDNAQPPSDGPRPGGDQGGPGAGPGGGFGGPGGGFGGRGPGGFGGPGGPGGLGAARLQLALFHTVRLREQVYIFDGAAPLDLLEGDALGNSGGTPRNEVEAQLGFTKQGMGARLTANWKEGTQVTGGTTGTSTGTLRFSDLTTVNLRLFANLGARRELVAKYPVLRGTRVTFGVTNLFDQKQTVRDATGEIPTNYAQDYLDPLGRSVRLSVRKVFF, encoded by the coding sequence ATGACGAGGAAGATGGCCCTCCTGGCGGGTCTGCTGGGCTGCATCACGCCGACGATGCTGTACGCCCAGGAGACGGCGGCGCCTTCCCAGGCTCCGCGCCAGCCCGTCCAGCAGGTCCCGTCCGACGCCGACCTCGACACCGAGGTCGAGGGCATCGTCGTCACGGGCCAGCGTCAGTACGGCGCGGTGCTGGGCGACATCCAGCCCGAAACCACCTTCAACGCCGCCGACGTGCGCTCGCTGGGCGTCAGCTCCGTCACCGAGCTGCTGTCGGAACTGTCGGCCCAGACCGCCAGCGCCAGCGGCGGCTCGCCCGTCACGCTGCTGAACGGCCGGCGGATCTCGGGCATGGGCGAAATCCGCGACATCCCCACCGAGGCCATCCAGCGCGTCGAGATCCTGCCCGAGGAAGTGGCCCTGAAGTACGGCTATTCGGCCGATCAGAAGGTGGTCAACATCGTGCTGCGCCAGCGCTTCCGGGCGCGCACCGGCGAGATCAGCGTGGCGGCCCCCACCGATGGCGGACAGACCACCGAGCAGATCGACTCCAGCACCCTGCGTCTCAACCGCCAGGGCCGCCTGAACACCGCCTTCAAGTACGCCCACAGCGACAAGCTGCTGGAGAGCGACCGCGACATCGGCCCGTCCGAAACCGACGCGGCCTTCGACGGCGACGTCTCCAACTACCGCACCCTCAAGCCGCGCACCGACAGCCTGTCCTACAACGCCGTCTACAATCGCGTGCTCGAGAACGGCGTTTCGGCGACCGTCAACGGCAGCCTGTCCTACGATCAGAGCCAGTCGCTGCAGGGCCTCTCGCGCGCCCGCCTGACCATTCCGGCCAACAACCCGTTCTACACCGGCGAGGCCAGCCTCAATCGCTACCTCACAGATCTGGGCGCGATGGAGCAGTGGAACCGTTCGTGGAACGCCCACGGCGGCTTCACGCTGGACGGCGCGCTGAAGTCGTGGCGCTGGAACCTGACCGGCAACTACGACCACGACGAAAGCCGCACCTCGTCGGATCGGGACGCGAGCGTCCTGGACATCCAGCGGCGGCTGGACGCGCTGGACCCCACGCTCGATCCTTACGCGGGCCTGCCCACCGGCAGCTTCCTGCGCAACACCGCCCACTCGATCAGCGACACGATCAACACCCAGCTGGTGATGAACGGCGCCCTGACGCGCCTGCCGGCCGGCGATCTGTCGACCACCGTCAAGCTCGGGGTGGAAGGCGCCTGGACGGATTCCTGGTCGCGCCGCAGCAACACCGCGGGCGTCACCGAAAGCAGCGCCGACCTGTCGCGCGGCACGGCCAACGCCCAGGTCAGCTTCGACCTGCCGATCACCAGCCGCCGCAACAACTTCATGGCCAAGGCCGGCGACCTGTCGGCCAACCTGAACCTCTCGATCAACCAGCTGTCGGACTTCGGTACGCTGACCACTATCGGCGGCGGCCTGAACTGGTCGCCGATCAAGCCGGTCAGCTTCATCGTTTCGGGAACCCGGCAGGAGAACGCGCCCAGCATGTCGCAGCTCGGCGCGCCGCTGGTCACGACCACCAGCGTACGGGTGTTCGACTACGTCAAGGGCGAGAGCGTCGAGGTCAACCGCATCAGCGGCGGCAATCCCGACCTGAAGTCGGAGGAGCGCAACGTCTTCAAGGTGGGCTTCACGGTGAAGCCGCCTCAGATCGAAGGGCTGGCGGTCAACGGCAACTACACCCGCACCCGCATCGACAACCCGATCGCATCGTTCCCCAGCGCCACGGCCGCCATCGAGGCGGCCTTCCCCGATCGCTTCACGCGGGCCGATCCGACCGACGAAGACACCGACGGCATCGGCCGCCTGATCAGCATCGACTCCCGCTCGGTGAACTTCGCCAAGCGCGAGAGCGAGCAGTTCCGCTGGGGCTTCAACTACTCCCGGCAGATCGGCAAGACGCCGCCGCGCCCTACCCCCACGCCGGAGGAGATGCAGCGCTGGCGTGAACGCCAGGGTCAGGGCGAAAGCCGTCGCGGCCAGGGCGACCAGGCCGCCGGCGGACAGCGGAGCCAGGCGTCGCAGGCCCAGGGCCAGACGCAGGTCGCTGAGGGCGCCCAGCCTCCCGGCATGGATCTGTTGCAAGGCGCCATGCGCCAGGGCGGCGAGCAGCGGGGCGGCGGCGACAACGCCCAGCCTCCGTCGGACGGCCCGCGTCCCGGCGGCGACCAGGGCGGCCCCGGGGCCGGACCTGGCGGCGGCTTCGGTGGTCCCGGCGGCGGCTTCGGTGGTCGCGGACCCGGCGGGTTCGGCGGCCCGGGCGGTCCCGGCGGCCTGGGCGCGGCCCGCCTGCAGCTGGCGCTGTTCCACACGGTGCGCCTGCGCGAGCAGGTCTACATCTTCGACGGCGCCGCGCCGCTCGACCTGCTCGAAGGCGACGCGCTGGGCAACAGCGGCGGCACGCCCCGCAACGAAGTGGAAGCCCAGCTCGGCTTCACCAAGCAGGGCATGGGCGCGCGCCTGACCGCCAACTGGAAGGAAGGCACCCAGGTCACCGGCGGAACCACCGGCACGTCCACCGGCACGCTGCGCTTCTCCGACCTGACGACCGTGAACCTGCGCCTGTTCGCCAACCTGGGCGCGCGGCGAGAACTGGTCGCCAAGTACCCCGTGCTGCGCGGCACGCGGGTGACCTTCGGCGTCACCAACCTGTTCGACCAGAAGCAGACGGTGCGCGACGCCACCGGAGAAATCCCGACCAACTACGCCCAGGACTACCTGGACCCGCTCGGCCGCAGCGTGAGGCTGAGCGTGCGCAAGGTGTTCTTCTAG
- a CDS encoding response regulator transcription factor: protein MRILLVEDDAPLAESIAQALREEQFAVDIAADGETGAHLGSTETYAAAVLDLGLPKQDGLSVLRGWRAQNRPLPVLILTARYGWTEKVEGFKAGADDYLTKPFRVEELVMRLRALVRRSAGHHGPRIVCGRLTFDAQMGGFEFDGMPLKLTSFEWRVLSCLILRKEVVVERMDILEQAYEGDAGGDSNSLEVIVGRLRRKIGHEMIETVRGRGYRLTGGAA, encoded by the coding sequence ATGCGCATCCTGTTGGTCGAAGACGACGCGCCGCTGGCCGAAAGCATCGCCCAGGCCCTGCGCGAAGAGCAGTTCGCGGTGGATATCGCCGCCGACGGCGAGACCGGCGCGCACCTGGGCTCCACCGAAACCTACGCCGCCGCCGTGCTCGATCTTGGCCTGCCCAAGCAGGACGGCCTTTCGGTGCTGCGCGGCTGGCGAGCGCAGAACCGGCCGCTGCCGGTGCTGATCCTCACCGCCCGCTACGGCTGGACCGAGAAGGTCGAGGGTTTCAAGGCCGGCGCCGACGACTACCTGACCAAGCCGTTCCGCGTGGAGGAACTGGTGATGCGCCTGCGGGCCCTGGTGCGCCGCTCGGCTGGCCATCACGGACCGCGCATCGTCTGCGGACGGCTGACCTTCGACGCCCAGATGGGCGGGTTCGAGTTCGACGGCATGCCGCTGAAGCTGACCAGCTTCGAATGGCGGGTGCTGTCGTGCCTGATCCTGCGCAAGGAGGTGGTGGTCGAGCGGATGGACATCCTGGAGCAGGCCTACGAGGGCGACGCCGGCGGGGATTCCAACTCGCTGGAGGTCATCGTCGGCCGCCTGCGGCGCAAGATCGGCCACGAGATGATCGAGACCGTGCGCGGGCGGGGCTATCGCCTGACGGGGGGCGCGGCGTGA
- a CDS encoding arylamine N-acetyltransferase family protein has translation MFDAPAVASVDLDAYFARIGYAGPREPTIETLRAICQKHPDAIPFENLDVLLGRGISIVPADVDAKLIAAGRGGYCYEQNSLLKRVLAAVGFQVEGLMARVLWMAPEGAPPRPRSHQVLGVRIDGETWLADAGFGGCVLTAPLRLFADGDQQIPNGAFRIVDASQDGMVERQVQANLSGRWAPLYQVAQGAWAAVDYEQANFFTYTHPSSHFTWSMTVGRTTPTARYALKNNRLTHRDAAGALVEQRDLSVDELEATLRDVIGLPVEPDWRPVLEKVVAWGTPA, from the coding sequence ATGTTTGACGCTCCGGCGGTCGCTTCCGTGGACCTCGACGCCTATTTCGCGCGGATCGGCTATGCCGGCCCACGCGAGCCGACGATCGAGACGCTGCGGGCGATCTGCCAGAAGCATCCGGACGCCATTCCGTTCGAGAACCTGGACGTCCTGCTGGGGCGCGGGATCAGCATCGTCCCGGCCGACGTCGACGCCAAGCTGATCGCGGCCGGCCGCGGCGGCTACTGCTACGAGCAGAACAGCCTGCTCAAGCGCGTGTTGGCTGCTGTCGGTTTCCAGGTCGAGGGCCTGATGGCCCGGGTGCTGTGGATGGCGCCGGAAGGCGCCCCGCCGCGTCCGCGTTCGCATCAGGTGCTGGGCGTGAGGATCGACGGCGAGACCTGGCTGGCCGACGCGGGTTTCGGCGGCTGCGTGCTGACCGCGCCGCTTCGCCTGTTCGCCGACGGTGACCAGCAAATCCCCAACGGCGCCTTCCGCATTGTCGACGCTTCGCAGGACGGGATGGTCGAGCGCCAGGTGCAGGCCAACCTTTCTGGCCGCTGGGCGCCGCTCTACCAGGTGGCCCAGGGCGCCTGGGCGGCGGTCGATTACGAGCAGGCCAACTTCTTCACCTACACCCATCCCAGCTCGCACTTCACCTGGAGCATGACGGTGGGACGCACGACGCCGACCGCTCGTTACGCGCTGAAGAACAACCGCCTGACCCATCGCGACGCCGCCGGCGCGCTGGTGGAGCAGCGCGACCTGTCGGTCGACGAGTTGGAAGCGACCCTGCGCGACGTCATCGGCCTGCCGGTCGAGCCCGATTGGCGTCCGGTGCTGGAAAAGGTCGTGGCCTGGGGAACGCCGGCCTAG
- the recO gene encoding DNA repair protein RecO has translation MTEWEDDAFVLSARAHGETGAIVELLTQDRGKFVAHVAGAASRRMKPFLQAGARVIARYRARMADQMGSAQLEPMGEGPSSLFDDRLALAGLQSAAAVAAGALPEREPHPGAFLALETLIRVLEIPDIWPAVYVRYEAGLLQDLGFGLDLSKCAATGDVDDLIYVSPRTGRAVSRKAGAPYQDKLLPLPPFLLSSQGGLGEGDVKAGLDITGHFLEQFVFGPLNRPLPPARMWLLDRLGEAGRL, from the coding sequence ATGACGGAGTGGGAAGACGACGCCTTCGTGCTGTCGGCGCGGGCGCACGGCGAGACCGGCGCCATCGTCGAGCTGCTGACCCAGGATCGCGGCAAGTTCGTCGCCCACGTGGCCGGCGCGGCCTCGCGACGGATGAAACCGTTCCTGCAGGCCGGCGCGCGGGTGATCGCCCGCTATCGCGCCCGGATGGCCGACCAGATGGGCTCGGCCCAGCTGGAGCCGATGGGAGAGGGGCCGTCTTCGCTGTTCGACGACCGGCTGGCCCTGGCCGGGTTGCAGTCGGCCGCCGCCGTCGCCGCCGGGGCGCTTCCCGAGCGCGAGCCTCATCCCGGCGCGTTCCTGGCGCTGGAGACCCTGATCCGGGTGCTGGAGATCCCCGACATCTGGCCGGCGGTCTATGTGCGCTACGAGGCGGGCCTGCTGCAGGACCTGGGCTTTGGCCTGGACCTGTCCAAGTGCGCGGCGACCGGCGATGTCGACGACCTGATCTATGTCAGCCCGCGCACGGGGCGGGCCGTCAGCCGCAAGGCCGGCGCGCCCTATCAGGACAAGCTTCTGCCTCTGCCGCCGTTCCTGCTGTCGTCGCAGGGGGGCTTGGGCGAGGGCGACGTCAAGGCGGGCCTCGACATCACCGGCCACTTCCTCGAGCAGTTCGTGTTCGGCCCGCTGAACCGCCCGCTGCCGCCCGCCCGCATGTGGTTGCTGGATCGCCTGGGCGAGGCGGGGCGGCTCTAG
- the era gene encoding GTPase Era, translating into MTENTSNTRAGFAAIIGAPNAGKSTLVNRMVGAKVSIVTQKVQTTRFPVRGVALAGDTQIVLVDTPGIFSPRRRLDRAMVRSAWAGSEEAEVTVHLVDVQAELADRARNATPAEHRAVQDVQTIIEALKESGRKVILALNKIDGIKRDTLLAVAKDFFDTGVYTDVFMISAETGAGVDDLTAKLASMMPESPWLYPEDQTADLPARLLAAEITREKIYLRVHEELPYAASVETTSFEERADGSARIEQTIYVEREGQRAIVLGKGGQVLKWIGQASREELQDILDRKVHLFLHVKVKENWAEERGLFSDMGLDFDV; encoded by the coding sequence ATGACTGAAAACACCTCCAACACCCGCGCCGGGTTCGCCGCCATCATCGGCGCACCGAACGCCGGCAAGTCCACCCTGGTCAACCGCATGGTCGGGGCCAAGGTCTCGATCGTCACCCAGAAGGTGCAGACGACCCGCTTCCCCGTGCGCGGCGTCGCCCTGGCCGGCGACACCCAGATCGTCCTCGTCGACACCCCCGGGATCTTCAGCCCGCGCCGCCGCCTGGACCGCGCCATGGTGCGCTCGGCCTGGGCCGGTTCGGAAGAGGCCGAGGTCACCGTGCACCTCGTCGACGTGCAGGCCGAACTGGCCGATCGCGCCCGCAACGCCACCCCGGCCGAGCACCGCGCGGTGCAGGACGTCCAGACCATCATCGAGGCCCTCAAGGAGAGCGGCCGCAAGGTGATCCTGGCGCTCAACAAGATCGACGGCATCAAGCGCGACACGCTGCTGGCCGTGGCCAAGGACTTCTTCGACACCGGCGTCTACACCGACGTCTTCATGATCAGCGCCGAGACCGGCGCGGGCGTCGACGACCTGACCGCCAAGCTGGCCTCGATGATGCCCGAGAGCCCCTGGCTCTATCCGGAAGACCAGACGGCCGACCTGCCGGCGCGCCTGCTGGCCGCCGAGATCACCCGCGAGAAGATCTATCTGCGCGTCCACGAGGAACTGCCCTACGCGGCCTCGGTGGAGACCACCTCGTTCGAGGAGCGCGCCGACGGCAGCGCCCGCATCGAGCAGACCATCTATGTCGAGCGCGAGGGCCAGCGGGCCATCGTTCTGGGCAAGGGCGGCCAGGTGCTGAAGTGGATCGGCCAGGCCTCGCGCGAGGAGCTGCAGGACATCCTGGACCGCAAGGTGCACCTGTTCCTGCACGTGAAGGTCAAGGAGAACTGGGCCGAGGAACGCGGCCTGTTCAGCGACATGGGTCTCGACTTCGATGTTTGA
- a CDS encoding ATP-binding protein — translation MNSIRARLLLSGLLFTIVAVVLAALTIRPTLDQFVRRNVDASLESQISVLARAVKSDGSLDQDRIQSVGPFVRRGAGWAWVVKGPAGVLRSQTVAAVEPRQGAGPPPWPRPERDRDRDRMPQREMRPDKPPTAPLKESRRWRSRSGWNESFYFRTLTISTSRGPVTVTAGAPRYIRDRMRDEGLRPLLLSLGVLGVGLLAAMIGQLELGLRPLRKLGASLAAVRAGEQRRIDGRQPRELEPVVAELNALLDHNEQALAKARSHVSNLAHGLKTPLATLAVRLAEPGRDPDGSLASLIAQIDGAIGHHLGRARAASPGAPGRPALPVKSRLDDLVAALSRIHAAAGVRAELDVADDLYVACDPQDFDEMTGNLLDNAWKFAERTVRVTGRREGARVVLDIDDDGPGLTDEAAAAALVPGSRLDERGAGHGFGLPIALELAELHDGALTLGRAPIGGLRVTLALPARSADA, via the coding sequence ATGAATTCGATCCGCGCGCGGCTGCTGCTGAGCGGCCTTTTGTTCACCATCGTGGCGGTGGTGCTGGCGGCCCTGACCATCCGCCCGACCCTGGATCAGTTCGTGCGTCGCAACGTCGACGCCAGCCTGGAGTCGCAGATCTCGGTGCTGGCCCGGGCGGTGAAGTCCGACGGCTCGCTGGACCAGGACCGCATCCAGTCGGTCGGGCCGTTCGTCCGCCGCGGCGCCGGCTGGGCCTGGGTGGTCAAGGGGCCGGCGGGGGTGCTGCGCTCGCAGACCGTGGCCGCGGTCGAGCCCAGGCAGGGGGCGGGGCCGCCGCCCTGGCCGCGTCCCGAGCGCGACCGCGACCGGGATCGCATGCCCCAGCGCGAGATGCGTCCCGACAAGCCGCCGACGGCGCCGCTGAAGGAATCCCGCCGCTGGCGCTCGCGCAGCGGCTGGAACGAGAGCTTCTATTTCCGCACCCTGACCATCAGCACCAGCCGGGGGCCGGTGACGGTCACCGCCGGCGCGCCGCGCTACATCCGTGACCGCATGCGCGACGAGGGCCTGCGGCCCTTGCTGCTGTCGCTGGGCGTGCTGGGCGTGGGACTGCTGGCGGCGATGATCGGCCAGCTGGAGTTGGGCCTGCGGCCGCTGCGCAAGCTGGGCGCCTCGCTGGCCGCCGTCCGCGCCGGCGAGCAGCGCCGCATCGACGGCCGGCAGCCCCGCGAGCTGGAGCCGGTGGTGGCCGAGCTGAACGCCCTGCTGGACCACAACGAGCAGGCCCTGGCCAAGGCGCGCAGCCACGTCTCGAACCTGGCCCACGGCCTGAAGACGCCGCTGGCCACCCTGGCCGTGCGCCTGGCCGAGCCTGGGCGCGATCCCGACGGCAGCCTGGCCAGCCTGATCGCCCAGATCGACGGGGCCATCGGCCATCACCTGGGCCGCGCCCGCGCCGCCTCGCCGGGCGCGCCGGGGCGTCCGGCCCTGCCCGTGAAGTCACGGCTGGACGACCTGGTGGCCGCCCTGTCGCGCATCCACGCCGCCGCCGGCGTCCGGGCCGAACTGGACGTGGCCGACGACCTCTATGTCGCCTGCGACCCGCAGGACTTCGACGAGATGACCGGCAACCTGCTCGACAACGCCTGGAAGTTCGCCGAGCGCACGGTGCGGGTCACGGGCCGCCGTGAGGGCGCGCGTGTGGTGCTCGACATCGACGACGACGGACCCGGCCTGACCGACGAGGCCGCCGCCGCCGCCCTGGTGCCGGGCAGCCGCCTGGACGAGCGCGGGGCCGGGCACGGTTTTGGCCTGCCGATCGCGCTGGAGCTGGCCGAGCTGCACGACGGCGCCCTGACCCTGGGCCGCGCCCCGATCGGCGGGCTGCGGGTGACCCTGGCCCTGCCGGCCCGCAGCGCCGACGCCTGA
- the rnc gene encoding ribonuclease III, which produces MAVKDRRVAAVGDLERRIGHRFENRELLEQALTHASVGDGAKAKVRDNEVLEFIGDRVLGLLAAEALAERFPKAKEGELAPRLNALVSRETCARVAKGAELGPALRLSASSSKIGGRETESILAGACEALMAALYQDGGLDLARKVFLDLWSDEFDRAGQGRPRDPKTALQEWAQSKGRPLPSYRVLDRTGPDHAPEFTVEVSVKDVDPAIAKGKSRQEAEKAAAKALLERVAG; this is translated from the coding sequence ATGGCCGTGAAGGACAGGCGGGTCGCCGCCGTCGGCGACCTGGAGCGCCGGATCGGTCATCGGTTCGAGAACCGTGAGCTGCTCGAGCAGGCGCTGACCCATGCCAGCGTCGGCGACGGCGCCAAGGCCAAGGTGCGCGACAACGAGGTGCTGGAGTTCATCGGCGACCGGGTGCTGGGGCTCCTGGCCGCCGAGGCCCTGGCCGAGCGCTTCCCCAAGGCCAAAGAGGGCGAGCTCGCCCCGCGCCTCAACGCCCTGGTCAGCCGCGAGACCTGCGCCCGCGTGGCCAAGGGCGCGGAGTTGGGTCCCGCCCTGCGCCTGTCGGCGTCGTCGAGCAAGATCGGCGGCCGCGAGACGGAATCGATCCTGGCCGGCGCCTGCGAGGCCTTGATGGCCGCGCTCTATCAGGACGGCGGGCTGGACCTGGCCCGCAAGGTGTTCCTCGACCTGTGGTCCGACGAGTTCGACCGGGCCGGGCAGGGGCGTCCGCGCGATCCCAAGACCGCCCTGCAGGAATGGGCGCAGAGCAAGGGTCGACCGCTGCCGAGCTATCGCGTGCTCGACCGCACCGGTCCCGATCACGCTCCGGAATTCACCGTCGAGGTGTCGGTGAAGGACGTCGACCCGGCCATCGCCAAGGGCAAGTCTCGCCAGGAGGCCGAGAAGGCCGCCGCCAAGGCGCTGCTGGAGCGGGTGGCGGGCTAA